The following proteins are encoded in a genomic region of Leptospiraceae bacterium:
- a CDS encoding tetratricopeptide repeat protein, with product MINSEDSDFYVLRGDVEGDLEDHKGAIEDYSKAIKLNPNNADTYNSRGNAKYNLKKYKEATEDYSQCISLNPKDENAFENRGNSKVLSGDFKGAKEDFEIALKNGSIKQEEFDEKINWVNSTQDIDSIAKAAKIKVDEIIDLRDSSRKKYFDLSWFNFKENPDIANYKDYSENEFKYQEDKKNFQDYRKYKYAITSDFHIGEYDFQRKAFPIRSHFTYLETNGPNGILAILEVKDPIENSDTINSKSLFSISPNKAEKFKNTENRDKKIINLVKISPAYYTTTGRCKNPPYGGGWEGVINYCKRNLNINNSNTNTF from the coding sequence ATGATAAATTCGGAAGACAGTGACTTTTATGTTCTGAGAGGTGATGTAGAAGGAGATTTAGAAGACCACAAAGGTGCTATTGAAGATTATTCAAAAGCTATCAAACTGAATCCAAACAATGCAGACACATATAATAGTCGAGGTAATGCTAAATATAACTTAAAAAAATACAAAGAGGCTACTGAGGACTATTCACAATGTATCTCTTTGAATCCTAAAGATGAAAATGCATTTGAAAATAGAGGCAATTCAAAAGTTCTCTCAGGAGACTTTAAAGGGGCTAAAGAAGATTTTGAAATTGCTTTGAAAAATGGAAGTATTAAACAAGAAGAATTTGATGAAAAAATAAACTGGGTAAATTCAACGCAAGATATAGACAGCATTGCAAAAGCTGCTAAAATAAAAGTAGATGAAATTATAGATTTAAGAGATAGCAGTCGCAAAAAATATTTTGACCTATCTTGGTTTAATTTCAAAGAAAATCCAGATATTGCAAATTATAAGGATTATTCCGAGAATGAATTCAAATACCAAGAGGACAAGAAAAATTTTCAGGACTATCGCAAGTATAAATACGCAATTACATCCGATTTTCACATCGGAGAATATGATTTTCAGAGAAAAGCATTTCCTATTCGTTCACATTTCACTTATTTAGAAACAAACGGACCTAATGGAATATTAGCAATTTTAGAAGTGAAAGACCCTATAGAAAATTCTGATACTATTAATTCAAAGTCTTTGTTTTCGATTTCCCCGAATAAAGCTGAAAAATTCAAGAATACAGAAAACCGTGATAAAAAAATAATTAACTTAGTAAAAATTTCCCCGGCTTATTATACTACTACTGGCAGATGCAAAAATCCTCCTTACGGTGGTGGTTGGGAAGGTGTAATCAATTACTGCAAAAGAAATTTGAATATAAACAATTCAAATACAAATACATTTTAA